DNA from Nymphaea colorata isolate Beijing-Zhang1983 chromosome 4, ASM883128v2, whole genome shotgun sequence:
TAACCCACGATCaatttcaataaaagaaatgttaagagagagaacaagagaagagaaatgaggaagggaggtgagCATTCACATTCTCACGCAGCCCATTTATATAATAATTCTTCTACACAGTTTACAAGAATCCAGAATGAAGcgatcacaataatctagagtctagagtGAAGCAgacacaataatctagagtctagaatgaaacaattacaTAAATTATAATCATGaccctgcctagataaatgtGATTAGATATAgttagacgtgttggatctggatcagattaAACCCAACATCTTATCATCCGCCTTCAAGTTGtatatggttttgcaccatgtacaacttgccttttagagaTCAAAATCGTTACTTcattaatccttttgtaaatacgTCAGCGACTtgtccatctgtacaaacataaataggctgaatctccttgtcttccaccttttgtctaataaaatgttgatcaatctcaatatgctttgtttgaccatgttgtatgggattaaaagcaatgttaatagtgcttatcgcacattaacattgatattttaatcttttctccaatctcctctagcaaatgtctaacccatgtaacttcagcagtatcTGTAACCATACATTTGCATTCAGCTTCATTGTTGGATCTTGCCACTGCTTTTTGCTTTTGACAGCTCCAAAACAAAAGgctacgtccaatgaaaatacgaAAACCAGAAATAGACTTTCTTTGAACGAGATCTCCaacccaatctgcatctgtgaatgtcataagttgatgtccagcaGTTATATtccactcttaccataaactaagtcaTCTCCTACTGTCCCttttagatatcttaatattcttttgatagcatccatgtgagtatctctagatGCATGCATAAAATTGAGATATTTGACTCAtagcatatataatatatggtcTGGTGAATGTAAGATATTGGAGTGCCCCAACAATGCTTTGATATTAtataggatcttcatataactctccaacctgagcacttagtctttgatttagaacactaggagttccaacaggcttacaattagACCTACCTGTCTTTTTCAGTAGATCCAAACTCCAACGTGTAGttttgttgtgtcaatgtgaggcgatcaTTGTGCCTATGAacctccactccaagaaagaatcgtaaatcaccaagctctttcattttgaagtttcgCATCATCAAAGTTTTAGTGTCTCCTATGTGTTTATCAGAATTgtctgtgataacaatatcatcaacctaagtcacatgggtacttgagtaaggtccacgtacctgtgtcgccgtacccgtacccaaaatgggtactttgacacttgggtacctatagatccaaactgcttaattttactttgatttaatttttttcaccttatttttttattctattctttggatgtgaaaattcgattgatgttcatatttgactagggggctcCTTGGTTGTTCACATGTTTAAAgcttttcataggtttcttaaacacactgctacAAGAActattgatatatattttctaagttatttatttgattatgttaatgtatattctttattttgatacatattctctaagtatttcttattgtttacatatatatacagcCATACCCCCgcactcaagttttttgaaaatggtcagtacccgtacccgtatcttTGTGACAtagtcatcaacatatataagaagtaaagaaaatattttttctttttgataaatgaaaagagagtgatctaaaGGATATATCCGAAAGCCACATGCTTGAATTTTGCATGAGAGACTGCCAAACCATGAGAGTGAGGCCTGTTTGAGttcataaatagattttcttagtttacaaCCCACGTacgcatgagagtctcctttcgtatATCCtagaggttgttccatatatacttcctccctcaaAGTACggtgaagaaaagcattcttcacgtccatttgatgtagtctccatctaTATTTAACTGCCAACGATATAATCACATCAATCATTCTCATTTTGATCACAAGGCTGAATATCTCATCATAATCTTGTCCATATTGATGCGTGAAGCCTCGTGCcaccaatcttgccttgtatctttccacaCTACCATCAGGTCTATATTTGACTTTATAAATCCATTTTGATCCTactacattcttttctttgtgtCTAGGAACAATTTTCTATGTCCCAAATTCATGTAGtgcatctatttcttcattcattgcccTGATCCAATGTGACGACTTGGATGCTTTCTGAAAAGAAGTAGGTTCATCTTGTTTTATAACTTGAGACATAAAGAGCTGAAAATCTAAGGAAAGattatcataacttacccatctatgaATGGGGTGTCATACTCTCTCAGATATTCTAATAGGTTGATCATTATAGACTTCATCATGGGAAGAGGTCGGATTGCCATCTATCCCTCTTTTCTGACAACtataaaccattgtcacaaaaaacatgtacgggtattatacggcaagGAATTTTTctggtataatacggcaaagttgtatatctcgagaataaaacggaaaaatcccagcaaatttttaaaaaatcctaaaaattataaaaaaataaaaatcataaaaaataatatgcgTATAATACgggtttatgtttttttattttctgaccCTTTTTTCACGTTTAATACAGCTGACTCCATTTTGGCGTATTATATGCGTCTTTTTCCAATAAGATGCGTTTTTTTGTGACAGTGCTATAAACCTATCCTGAAAATTGACATGAAgcattgttttctccttctttcatagCTGGAAtgagttctttgtttccttctgtTTGTGTGATATGTGGAGATCCTATCTCATCATGTGGATAAGATTCTAGACTGCTTCCTGCAAATAGTTCAGCACTTACCCAAGGATCATATGATTCCACGGGTTGAGAATGCTTAGTAGAAATGTTAAAATTGTGTTCTTCAAACACAACATTTATTGATCTTTTGATGTGCCTGGATTCATAATATCTGAAATCTTTGTTTTCATCTGCATAACCAACAAACCTGCATTGGACTGCTTtactttaaaatttattttttaatgacgAGTCAATGTGAACATAGCACACACACCCGaaaaagagtataaatatattaattttcaGGTAAGTTAAAGCACCAAGATTATTTTTGAGTTATGATGAAGTTATTGAATATGTATTGAGAATTCAAAAGACGAGCAGCTCAATTATTTTCACATAAGAATGAAAATATATGCAAAGAACACAGGCTTACCTTCAGCAGCTCATAAATATAATATCGGGTATCATAATCAGATAATGTTGGATAAAGCACTTTGAAGTCAGTATTGTTGACATATTCAAATATCAGACTGGGGGTCTTTGACTGCTGATCCCTAACTATATCTAACAACTTCACAATGTTTGGCCCACCACAAAGGTTCTGTAGAATCTTTATTTCCCTCTTTATCTGCATAGATGAAATCAAATATAtacaatgaaatttgaaaacaaattgtTAAAATTAAGAGAATAGCAAGATCAGACATGGTATGAATAGAAATAGCATCCTATATGCTTGATAGAGctcaaaaaatttgttaaaaggaaaaaaaaaaggaaccagaCAGACACAAAAATTATGGAAGGAAGGCTAGGAAGCTACGCATTGATTACGAACAAGTTAGCATGAGACAAAGCACTTGCACGCACATTGGGTTAAGATAGTGAATGACTGTTCTAGCATCCTTACATTAAATTGTCCATCAACGAAAAATAGCATGTCTATTCAGAGAATTATAAATACCTGAGTGGACATAGTTCAATCTTTCCTGATCTCTCCGCTCTTGAAAAACACAAGAACTATAATTGGAGATAAGCAGCCCCTGGATGCAACTATTATGAAGCAAAAGAATGCTACGCACtaacaaaatcaattttaagCCCAAATAGTCAGCATTCCGCTAAATAATCCAATCAAGGAATGACTCAGCATGAAGAAGGAGACTTCTAATTTTTGTACcttgaagaaagaagaattcATGAGAATCCAACATGATCTTGAATGACATTATTAAACGGAAGAGACTGTTACTTAACTAATGGGATCAAATACATAGCAGGTAGTATAGAAGAAGTTCCTAAATAACAACTATGAGGAAATCCACAACAGAAACGTCCGTCCTTACCTTCTTCTTTTTGACAGGCTTAAGTATCTTAATTATGCATCTTTCGTTGTTCGTACAATGAACGCCTTCAAAAACCTCACTATACTTTCCTCTTCCTACCTTCCGAACCACCTCATACTCATCCTGATCCCTGCAAGgagaatttcaaaattaaagttCACCTGAACTTCTTCCAAAAGGTCACCAACAGAAAAGAACCAAAATAATCAAATTCGACGAAATTTCTTCAAACTTCCCACTTGAACGGCTATCTTTCACCTATCTCACCCTTCAAACCCACGTTAAAAGTCCAACTTAAAGCCTCAACTATAGCATCTAGAAAAGAAGACCTGCGCGTACTTCCCGTGAATTACATAATGCGAACAAAAAACCGTAGTCTAGACCTGTTTAAGCCTAAAATTCTACGCAAATAAATGATCTCATCTATACAGGACCATAATGTCTAACGGAAGGAAAGAAACACTTCGGAGACACAGACACACGcacacaaagaaagagagagagagaatcaccCCCACTGGACAGTGAGATTTTCGTAGTCCCAGTATTCTTTGGGGCGGATGACATTAACGTCCGCGTAAACCCTGGCCTTCGAGGCAGCGCCAGGCCGACGGACAGACTTTCCGATCTTCTGCGCCAGGTTTTCCTCAAGGAAAAGTCGACGATAGGGCCGGTCAGTAGGAGCGAGTGGGGCCGCGCAGCAGACCTCACGAGGAGGGGCCGAATGACGAGAAACCGAAGGGGCGAGAGGTAGAACGCGGTTGTGAACGAAGCGGCGGAGGATGAGACGAAGGGGCCTCTCGGCCATTAAATCCAAGCGATCAACGGGTAGGCGGACGAGGATGCAACCACGGCCACCAGCAGCGCCACCGCCACCATCGAGTGTTCCCTGTCTTCGCTTCCGTCGTGTGGGAGCGCTCGGTGGCGGTCGGCCTGATCAGGAAACCACAGGcaagaaaagaaacataatttcaatTAGATCCCCGATTTCGCATTCAATTGCTGATATAGACaatacaattttttaattttccatggATTAGGTTCGATTTAGACATAGCCCACACCGAGCGCGACACATTGAATTCCCGTGGGCCGGGCATTCAAGTCGATGCTTCATCCCACGACTCTATTTGGTGGCTCTCATGGTGGGGCCCACAGAATGGACGACCATTCGACCCTTTGATGAAACCGCTCTTATTGGATCTATGCACCCCTTGCGATTCGAACACTACAAATTGGTGTACGGTGGGTTGGATGCTGCCACGTAGTTTCAGATTTTGATCACCAGATGAGAGTGGAGGGACGATGAATCATATTAAAACTTAAATGTCATAACTGCCTCACTGTCTTCAATACGAGAGAAAATGTGGTTCATGTCTCTACATTTAGATCATTCTGAAATTGGCCTCCATAAATGGGTGTATCAATAGGCATGTTTATGCATCGTTTCGCTTCATACCAGCTAAGCAGAGAAAAAATTATCCTGTGAAGATCGCAAACCCCTCTTAGAATCCTAAACTTGAGAAGAGTGTAGACACCTCTAAAAAAATAGCCCTAAATGCCTAAAGATCTATTAGATTATCATCATGGTTCTCATGCTCAAAGTTGATCAGTTAACTTTGACAAGGCATTTAACTTTATTTTGTAGGTTGTGCGATATTGTATCTGATCGCATGCGAATTACGATAGTGTGTGTTGACTGTGCAATAGTATGTGAGATAGAATACGTGATAGGTGTAATTGTATGCACGATACCATTTGCATTTGTAAGATAGGTTGTGGGATTATATATGTGTGATGATGTGTTTTCAATGCAAAGAAATGTGAGTGCATTCAATGGCACAATGTGTTGTTTTTGTACGATGTGCTCAGGCACTACCATAAGGACATATTGTGGAGTGTGCACTTTGGTGGGGTGCTGGATAATGGCTGGTTCACCGCGTTCTAGAGGCCTGTCTATTCTCTCGCAAGAAATGGGTTCCTACTCCTAGACAAACACATGTGTcttccatggatttgagattacCATGACGTTAGAGAATGTTGCAATACTAGCAAGCATAAACTGTCATAAGAATGCAGTTGTAGGGACCTCCAAGTCCAATATGAGAAACAGGTGCAAGGAGCTACTTACATTCTGGCACTGTCTATTTGGAAATGGGAAGTCAACAATGATTTATATGATCCACCTCCACGAGAATGAACCAATACATCAATGACCCATCATCACAAAAAACTAACAGAGTATTgaagcaattttttctttattttgttgcaATGTTGATGTTCAGTGATAATGCTAACACGAGAATTAGCTGGAGTACTTGCAATTCCTCGTGAACTTAGCTGCAGTTGAAAACTATGCATGGGGTACAGTAATGTTGGCTCATTTATTTAGCCAGCTCCATAGATTTGAACATGGCACTCAATACGTTGGAGGATTTTAGCCattaatatatgtatagatTACATTGAACAATCTATTGCACACACTATCCTCTTAGTGCACGATTTGTGTTTAAATACATAAATATGTCACCTTTACAGGCCTAGATGTGGAAACTTGTACTTTCTTTGCAACCGAGGTTTGTGCCTCCAAATGCTAATGGTTTCCCAATAACGACACCATTAATATATTGTACAAGTTTATTATTGTGTTTCAAattatgccaagaaaataatgGAGGGGCTAACGATCGACAGGTACAGTTGCACATATATATCATGCAATAGCGGGGATGCGATAATTACTAAATTCATACTTGTTTTATGTACATGTTATTTGGAGACCGTATAGGGGGGAGAATATGAGGAAATGTCAGTATGCTCCAAAGCCACCAGAGGAACACAATGTGAATAGAGAACACATAGTTTTCAACGTAGACAGGATGGTCGAGTTCTGATTACCATTGAATTAGAGGACTAGGGGATGGGAGGCATTGAGGGACGTCCCTATGCTGGCCAAGGGTTCACACTAGGTACCACAAGCTTTGCTGGCAAAGAGCGCAGTCACGTCCTGTCAGGAGCTGTAAGACCCCTAGAAGGGGCTACATTCAACAATTGATGTTGATACCACATAACCCCCCAAGCTCACTTATTTCTCTCAGGTTCCTGCCCTAGCTATAGATCAGTTTAGTGGCCTTATTCTTTGCAACACACCCAAGTTTTGTCATCCTCCATCGCCTATGTATGTTTCTTCCTCAAGCCAACCTCATCCATTGGATGCACAATACGAGGAAATCAATAACTCTATTTGCATCTTATTAagtttgttgtaagagataAGGAAATTGAATGAACATGTGTAAGTTATGCATTAGAGATGAAGCGATGGAATGATACGAAATAAATACAAATGACTTTTGTACCTTCAATTCATTACTGTGTAATATTTGAATAACTAGTCACCAAGTATTGTGTTTGTTTTAGATTTGTCTGAAATAGGTTAATCTCTACTTGGTTTGGAAGGGAAGACACTACAGTCGTACACACTACATGCACTGACACTGTTTAAAATCAAGAGGATTGATGAGTGTATAGTGCTCACACATAGTATCACACATTAAATTACACAGTATAGTGTACTATGTATCATAAATTATATCACACACTACAAGACATCCAATCATATACTTGTCAAATTTGACTCATTAGTATGATATgcaagtttttttcatgtttgttctATAATTCTTTCTTGATATACAATCCCACTCCTAACTGTTCCTTTCCCACCTTTAATGTTATGTAGGCCACTACATCCAAACACATCTTCTCTTGAAAATGAGGTACATCTTCTTGCAAAGAAAGAACACTCCATTTTTAGAACGATCACAGCTTTAAACTGGTATCTTAATTCAAACATTTATACAATTAAATCCAGGTTCCCTGCCACATTAGCCTGCCTCAAAATACTTGAGGATGAATATTCTGCAATCATAGCCATTGTTTTATTGTGGAACTTCTGTCTTATGGAGAAATCACTAGGATTGCATGTTTATCCCCAATTCATTATCCAAGAATCCTTTCATGTGCACCAAGTCAACATATACACTTTTGTGTACGTTCATTGAATCATAATACAACATAACACTGTTTGGAACATGGATAACATACAATACCCAATGATTGCACTCTCCCTACAAGGTATGGAGGATAATATgcaaaacaaaaggaataatGATGTTACATGAGCAAATACTAAGTTTAGTTATTATATTAATCAATCACTTGAGCACAGACAACTTCAAATGATGTGAATAGGTTTGGATCATGGAAAATCATCTTTTAGCTTGTGGAAAACCAGAACCAAAG
Protein-coding regions in this window:
- the LOC116252938 gene encoding casein kinase II subunit alpha-2-like, with translation MAERPLRLILRRFVHNRVLPLAPSVSRHSAPPREVCCAAPLAPTDRPYRRLFLEENLAQKIGKSVRRPGAASKARVYADVNVIRPKEYWDYENLTVQWGDQDEYEVVRKVGRGKYSEVFEGVHCTNNERCIIKILKPVKKKKIKREIKILQNLCGGPNIVKLLDIVRDQQSKTPSLIFEYVNNTDFKVLYPTLSDYDTRYYIYELLKALDYCHSQGIMHRDVKPHNVMIDHEQRKLRLIDWGLAEFYHPGKEYNVRVASRYFKGPELLVDLQDYDYSLDLWSLGCMFAGMIFRKEPFFYGHDNYDQLVKIAKVLGTDDLNAYLSKYRLELDPHLEVLVGRHTRKPWTKFINQDNQHLAVPEAIDFLDKLLRYDHQERVTARQAMAHPYFYPVRNAEASGIHPQ